A single genomic interval of Prunus dulcis chromosome 5, ALMONDv2, whole genome shotgun sequence harbors:
- the LOC117629101 gene encoding uncharacterized protein LOC117629101 has product MVKRLKDEVFPSLWKAYYAQGYPPDEASAVETYLEKVKASCCCSGSTGKISSSSSLLADALLRHEITGYVHHWNLGRTAELQWKSMVEDVYSKQGKFKNWLAVCDVHLKFMDDEDSLEVSIALGLLLSELSEEPWKGKVIQFSCEPQLHSIQGGDDLRYKYEFVRRMTCGVDLDFEKLFDLILQVAVNENLKPDQMIKKVLVLSHRDFDSASAAETSWEIDYQAIQGKYKEKGYGDVVPHMVFWTLSKYNPEKPVAPRTQPGVSILNGFSNNLLKHFLNNEGEIGPDYLMELAISDERYQALTVVD; this is encoded by the coding sequence ATGGTCAAGCGGCTCAAGGATGAGGTTTTTCCCTCCTTGTGGAAGGCCTACTATGCCCAGGGTTATCCACCAGACGAGGCCAGTGCTGTTGAGACTTATTTGGAAAAGGTGAAAGCCAGCTGCTGCTGCAGTGGCAGTACTGGCAAGATTTCGTCCTCCTCGTCCTTGTTGGCGGATGCTCTGCTTCGGCATGAGATCACAGGCTACGTGCACCATTGGAATTTAGGCCGCACTGCTGAGCTCCAGTGGAAGTCAATGGTGGAGGACGTCTACTCAAAGCAGGGCAAGTTCAAAAACTGGTTGGCTGTATGTGATGTCCACCTCAAATTCATGGACGACGAGGACTCCTTGGAGGTCTCCATTGCTTTGGGGCTCTTGCTGTCTGAACTGAGTGAAGAGCCATGGAAAGGAAAGGTGATCCAATTCAGTTGTGAGCCTCAGCTACATTCCATACAAGGCGGCGACGATCTTAGGTACAAGTACGAGTTTGTGAGGAGGATGACCTGCGGTGTCGACCTTGATTTTGAGAAGctgtttgatttgattctcCAAGTGGCTGTGAATGAGAACTTGAAGCCGGATCAGATGATCAAGAAGGTGTTGGTGTTGAGTCACCGGGACTTTGATAGTGCCAGTGCGGCCGAAACTTCTTGGGAGATTGATTACCAGGCAATACAGGGCAAGTATAAGGAGAAAGGGTACGGGGATGTTGTGCCACACATGGTGTTTTGGACTTTGTCAAAGTACAACCCGGAGAAGCCGGTGGCGCCTCGTACACAACCGGGGGtgtccattctcaatggcttCTCTAACAATCTGCTCAAGCACTTTCTCAACAATGAAGGCGAAATTGGCCCCGACTATCTCATGGAATTAGCTATCTCTGATGAACGTTATCAAGCTCTCACTGTAGTGGACTGA